The sequence GGTGGGGCCCGTGATCGGATGGCTGGGCACGGCCGGAGTGATCTCGGCGAACGCCGTGTCCTACGTCGCGGTTATCGCGGCGCTGCTCTTCATGCGGCCCGGGGAACTGCACGAGCGGCAGAAGGCACCCAAGGAGCGGGCGCAGTTGTGGCGCGCCGTGGGCTACCTCGCACCGCGGCGCGATCTCCTCCTGCTGTTGGCCATCACGGCGGTGGTGAGCGTTTTCGCGACCAGCCTTCCGCCGTTGCTCCTGCTCCTGTCGGACCAGCTCGGCAAGGGGGCGGACACCTACGGCACGCTGCTGACCGCCATCTCGGTCGGTGCGCTCACGGGAGCCTGCGCCATGTGGCGAGCCAAGCCCGCGCTCGGCACCGTGCTGGTCGGCACCCTGCTGCTCGGTGTCCTGGAATCAGCAGCAGGGGCGATGCCGACCGTCGTCACGCTGATCGCGGTCCTCTTCCCGATCGGAGTGATATCCGTGGTCCTGCGAACCGCCTTGCTCACTCTGGCGCAGCTGTGGACCGACCCCGAACTCCGGGGCCGTGTGCTGGCGCTCTACCTGTCGGTCTACCGAGTCGGCTGGCTGCTGGGCACGTTGACGTCGGGCTGGCTGGCACGTCTCTGGGGACCCCGAGCCGTCCTCGGCCTCAGCGGGGGCGCCGTGGCCGTCACCGTGCTGGTCATCGGCATCGCCCTGGTGATGGCCCGCGCCCTGTCGGTCACGCGCACCGCCACGGGATTCCGACTCGTACTTCCGACACCAACGGCAACTCTGGTCGGCCCTGCCACAGTCCGGCCGACACAGGACAATGTATGAGGAAACAGTGCACATAACCTATCTGCTCGCTGCCGGCTCCAACTCGATCTACGACGGGAAACACAAGCAAGGCGGGCGGTACCACACCTACGGCCAGCACAGCTTCATCCTCGACCTGCTCAGAGTCATGGGCCGGGAGGGGCACGACGTCCGCCTCGTGGTCGACGATCTGCGCAACTTCCCCCTTGCACCGATGCTCAGGGGCACAGACTCGATCTCCGTGACCGAGGACATCGGGCCGCCGGGTGAGACCGATCTGATCCTTGTCGACGAGGACGCCGACCTGCTGCTCAGTCAGTTCCCCGTCTCGGTCCCCGCTTTCCGGGTCGTGCACCATCCGGGCCGCCGTTCGTCGGACTACGTCGTCTCGCGCTGCGAACGCTTCATCTGCATGACGGAGAACTCGCTCACTCTTCAGGAGGCATATCTCCCTGCGGGAAAGGCGGCACTGGTCCGCCAGGGCGTGGATCTGGACCGCTTTCCGGAGGTCTCCCGCGCGAGCACTCCGGAACGGCCCCGGGTACTCGTCTACTGCCGTATGGATTCGGGACGTGAGGCACTGGTCGGCCAGGTCATGGAGAACCTCGATCGGGCCGGTCTCCTCGTCTACGCGGCGGGTGACGGACCGGGCTTCTGGGACATCAGCGACCGCTTCGGCAGCGAGATCATTCTGATCAACCACGTGCCCTGCCACTCCATACCGAATCTGCTGGGCGAAATGGACGTGGTCGTCTCACTCGGCCGTGGCGCCATGGAGGCGATGGCGACGGGAATACCGACCATCTGCGCGGGCTACGGTTATGCCGGCCTCGTCACCGAGGACAACGTCGACGCCCTGATGCACTACAACCTCACCGGCGCGTACTGCGGTCAGGACGCCACGCAGGTCATGGCGGACGTCCGGAACGCCTTGCGGACCGACCGTCGTGAGGTGCGCCTGCTGGCCGAGAAGTACCTGTCGGCCGAGGGCTTTGTGAACGGCGTGTGCGATCTGTACGCGCAGGTGCGCTCTTGAGGGACGTCCGGCCAGGACGACGTTCAGCTCGCGGGATGCGGTGAGTACCGCTTCGGGGACGATCATCTGGGCCTCGGCGTAGCGGTCCCGGCAGTCCCGCCGGCCCTCTTCGACCCGGGCGCGGTCGTCGTCGGTGTAGACGCCGTCCCGCAAGCGGTGCAGGGCGTCCTTCAGCATGGGGTGGAAGTGGCGGGAGGCTCGGTTCATCGCGGGAGGGGACCCTACGGGGGCGGCCGGCTTTGGTGGTCCCGGAAGCCGGCGAAATGCAGTGGCAGGTTCGTCTACGTTTCTTTGTCTCTTTCTGTGGCTATGGCAGGGCGCCCGACCACGGCACGTCGTGCTGTGGCCGGGCGCTTTCCGAGATGGGTGCGGGTGTGTCTGGTTCCGGGCTTTGTTGATGTGGGGCGGCGTCGGTCAGGAGCCTTGTGTGTTGTGGTGAATTGCTGCTGCCGTGGCGGCGGATGCTTCTGGCTGTCCCGGTGTCTGCTCGGGATGTGGAGTTGGGTGTGGTTCGGGTATCGGGGGTGGCGCGTCTGCCGGGGCATGTGGTTGTGGAGAGCGGCCTGCGGCAGAGTGCATGAGGGCGGCGCATACCAGTAGCAGGGCGAGTGCGGGCAGGGCGATGGCCACGGCCAGTCCTGGGAATTCCGGGTCACCGCCCAGTCCGGTCACTCCGGTGTAGGCGGCGCCGGACGCCATCTGCAGCGCGAAGAACAAGCCGGAGGCGGCGCCCGCGTGTTGGCCGTCGTAGCGCATCATTCCGGCCTGGCAGGTCGGGAACATCGCGCCGACTCCCACCATGCAGAACGCCATGGGGACGACCAGGCTCAGGGGCTCGTCCGGCCAGATCCGCACGCTGACGGACATCACGAGCGCCGCGGCCGCCGCGACCGAGGACGCGAGCCGGGCGACCAGCTCCAGGGAACGCACCCGGCCCAGGCGCTTGGCCACGCTGCTTCCCGTCACGTAACCGGCGATCACCAGCGTGTACAGGGCCCCGTACTCCACGGGGGAGGCGCCGAGGCCGACCTGGATGGCGTGGCTGGAGTAGGTGGTGAAGGTGAAGTACGCGCACCAGGCGAGGCTGATGGCGGTGGCGAACACGGTGAAGTCCCGGTTGCCGAGGACGCGGCGGTACGCGGTGAGGGGGCCTTCGGAGGAGGTGTGGGGCGAGGGGTCCGCTGCCGGTGCTGGTCCCGCCTCCGGTCCCGTTCCCGGTCCCGCTGACGATCCCGTCGTGCGCCGTCCGGCGGCCGTCCCCGGCCTGGTGCGCGGCTTGTCGGAGGGCAGCAGGAACAGGGCGCCCACGAGGGTGCCCACACCGAGTGCCGTCATGCAGGCGAACAGCACACGCCAGGAGGCGTACTGCACCAGAAGGCCCGCGAGCGGCGGCGAGACGGCGGGGGTCACCGCGATCACTGTGGTGAGCGCGGTGAGGACATTGAGCCGTTCCCGTTGCGGCAGGTCCTTCTGGACCCAGAGCCGGGCGATGACCGTGCCCGCACCGGCGCCCAGCGCCTGGAGGACCCGGCCGGCGATGAAGACGGTGACGTTCGGGGCCAGGAGGCAGAGGGCGGAGGCGCCCGCGAACAGGGCGAGGGCCGCCAGCTGGGTCCGCTTCGCCCCGTAGCGGTCGGCCAGCTGGCCGGTGACCAGCATGGAGATGGCGTACGCCGCCATGTAGCCGACCATCGAGCGGCTGAGGTCCGACTCGCCCGCGCCGAAGTGGGACCCGATCTGGGGGATGGCCGGAACGAAGGCGGCGAGGGCGAGTTGGGGCACACACACCAGTGACATCAGGCACAGGGTGAGTCCCCGGGAGAGGCGGATGTCGGTCATCAGACCGCCTGCAGGGCGTACCGGTCGTGCTCGTCGACGCTGTACCGGGCGACCCGCGCCGCCTGCCGGGCGACGTACTCCATGGAGCTGGAATGGAAGTGAACGCCCGAGGCCAGGTCGCCGACCACATGGAAGCCCGGCCGGGGGGTGCCGTCCGGACGGAGCGCACGGTTGCTCTCCGGTTCCACCTGGATGCCCCCTGCCGGGTGCGCGGCCACCAGGGACCGGCGCGCGAGGTCCCGCAGCAGGGAGCCTTCGGGGGCGGCGGTGAGGTCGTTGGTCCGGCCGACGGCGTTGACGACACGGTCGTACCGCTCGGTGGAGCCGTCGGCGAACGCGGCCGTGAATCCGCCGCTCGGGTCCCTGCGTACCGCGGTGACACCGCGCCGGAAGCTGACGTCCCCGGCCTCGGCGAGGGTGACCAGCTTGCGTGCGTTCACCGGCGGCATGGGGTTCCGCAGGCAGGCGAAGGCACGGTGGTGTCTTCGCAGGAAGGCCCGCTGCTCCGCCGGGGGCAGGGCACGCCAGAGCGCGGAGTACGCCGGGGTGAGCGCGGTGACACAGCGCTGGAGCAGGCCGGCGGGGCCGGGGTCCGCCAGCCGCGACCGCAGCAGCTGCGCCGCGGGCCACCGCTCCGCGTACGGCCGCACCGCGTCCCGCAGGCTGGTGCCGTGGTCACGGAGCGAGGAATCGATGAGGGCGTAGATGTCCCTGAGCGTCACGGAGCCCCGGGCGGCGAGTTCCAGGCCGCCGAAGGGGTGTTCCGGATCGTCCCAGCGCGATACCGGACTGGACCTCACATCCGGTACGAAGCCGGAGCGGGAGGCCAGGGTGACCCGTACGCCCTGCTCGGTGAGCACGAGCGCGCTGTCGACGGCGGTCAGTCCCGTGCCCAGGACCAGTA is a genomic window of Streptomyces sp. Edi2 containing:
- a CDS encoding MFS transporter codes for the protein MRSQRPETKESSLFSFRNSRLFFIGQLISQIGSSMQVVALGWIALRLSHNGFVLGLVTAAPIFAMLVAGPFGGFVADRLPARPVLIGTSAALGGLSAVLGLLASHNALTVWQLVVSALLVGAVNAVGVPTTQVFVSEIAADRHLRQAITVNNAILDLSVVVGAALVGPVIGWLGTAGVISANAVSYVAVIAALLFMRPGELHERQKAPKERAQLWRAVGYLAPRRDLLLLLAITAVVSVFATSLPPLLLLLSDQLGKGADTYGTLLTAISVGALTGACAMWRAKPALGTVLVGTLLLGVLESAAGAMPTVVTLIAVLFPIGVISVVLRTALLTLAQLWTDPELRGRVLALYLSVYRVGWLLGTLTSGWLARLWGPRAVLGLSGGAVAVTVLVIGIALVMARALSVTRTATGFRLVLPTPTATLVGPATVRPTQDNV
- a CDS encoding MFS transporter, whose product is MTDIRLSRGLTLCLMSLVCVPQLALAAFVPAIPQIGSHFGAGESDLSRSMVGYMAAYAISMLVTGQLADRYGAKRTQLAALALFAGASALCLLAPNVTVFIAGRVLQALGAGAGTVIARLWVQKDLPQRERLNVLTALTTVIAVTPAVSPPLAGLLVQYASWRVLFACMTALGVGTLVGALFLLPSDKPRTRPGTAAGRRTTGSSAGPGTGPEAGPAPAADPSPHTSSEGPLTAYRRVLGNRDFTVFATAISLAWCAYFTFTTYSSHAIQVGLGASPVEYGALYTLVIAGYVTGSSVAKRLGRVRSLELVARLASSVAAAAALVMSVSVRIWPDEPLSLVVPMAFCMVGVGAMFPTCQAGMMRYDGQHAGAASGLFFALQMASGAAYTGVTGLGGDPEFPGLAVAIALPALALLLVCAALMHSAAGRSPQPHAPADAPPPIPEPHPTPHPEQTPGQPEASAATAAAIHHNTQGS
- a CDS encoding FAD/NAD(P)-binding protein, which translates into the protein MTSRPVIAVIGGGAAGTAFLAACARELSADSREFAADIHVFDPTDRFGPGVAYARDTHAALLNRPMSAMSVDYNDPGQFRRWLNRSAEQLRSTAIPLDWKAASAFAPRAAFGHYLEGVFAGACDDLEHLGARVTTVRSSVTEIAEVTEAARVAGAAGITEATEGPDAYTITTADGMRFTADSVILAVGTLPPVDVFGLAGAPGFIAQPYPLAPSLACVDPADRVLVLGTGLTAVDSALVLTEQGVRVTLASRSGFVPDVRSSPVSRWDDPEHPFGGLELAARGSVTLRDIYALIDSSLRDHGTSLRDAVRPYAERWPAAQLLRSRLADPGPAGLLQRCVTALTPAYSALWRALPPAEQRAFLRRHHRAFACLRNPMPPVNARKLVTLAEAGDVSFRRGVTAVRRDPSGGFTAAFADGSTERYDRVVNAVGRTNDLTAAPEGSLLRDLARRSLVAAHPAGGIQVEPESNRALRPDGTPRPGFHVVGDLASGVHFHSSSMEYVARQAARVARYSVDEHDRYALQAV